Proteins from a single region of Syngnathus scovelli strain Florida chromosome 7, RoL_Ssco_1.2, whole genome shotgun sequence:
- the LOC125972804 gene encoding putative coiled-coil domain-containing protein 195, whose product MLNAGQHQEVLGHDPHQEPAALFGKPWFWQRSSGAMEGTRTLARVIMEMREEIRKLEEQNRALTKDQEEDQEQTQEGVLEEEHENPYGNLRRNASAPILKRQFKECEENAMTVRRYSRSSSTPGMTQTKGIVDPWERLSHFGWGRLQEEVRGGNGNPDHSVSSDVASAKNRTSLQECVQKTRAKVKTVTFLLPVDDIYTSKPVLAKPQDPSNTELTPITDTES is encoded by the exons ATGTTAAATGCCGGGCAGCACCAAGAGGTCCTGGGGCACGACCCGCATCAAGAACCCGCCGCGCTTTTTGGGAAGCCCTGGTTCTGGCAGCGCAGCAGTGGCGCCATGGAGGGAACCCGCACCTTGGCCCGTGTCATCATGGAGATGCGGGAGGAGATCAGGAAGTTAGAGGAGCAGAACCGAGCGCTGACAAAAGACCAGGAAGAAGACCAGGAGCAGACACAGGAAGGGGTTTTAGAGGAAGAGCATGAAAACCCATATGGGAATCTCAGGAGAAATGCATCTGCTCCCATTCTAAAGCGACAATTTAAGGAATGTGAAG AAAATGCCATGACAGTTCGAAGGTATTCCAGGAGCTCAAGCACACCTGGGATGACACAGACCAAGGGTATAGTGGACCCCTGGGAACGACTGAGCCACTTTGGATGGGGGCGTCTACAGGAGGAGGTCCGGGGAGGAAATGGCAACCCGGATCACTCTGTCAGTAGTGACGTGGCCTCAGCGAAAAACAGGACATCCCTTCAGGAATGTGTGCAAAAGACTAG aGCCAAAGTGAAAACAGTCACATTTCTTCTACCAGTGGACGACATCTACACCAGCAAACCAGTTCTGGCCAAGCCTCAAGACCCCTCAAACACCGAGTTGACCCCCATTACTGATACTGAGTCGTGA